A genomic window from Nematostella vectensis chromosome 9, jaNemVect1.1, whole genome shotgun sequence includes:
- the LOC116618484 gene encoding uncharacterized protein LOC116618484, producing the protein MSERGDPERHGAETGRITRRTTKMTQKALQNAIERKSIEIDRSKRRLLSVIETSKSLSHDSNLDIVLHDLTTEVHQYGMILQQLLELHEQNTNGEHGHEVQLTEENEILKLAFKEIERLKYMISVKQSGKEFDAKSERSYRSSRSSSSRASSARIKALAEARAAREEADYARILAEKQKELAILTADKNAAVAKAKLDAIEQAINEEEFGEGPAEKENAENFTGQWVHSSPALESDTPNVRNALGPKNTSEPHTLSLFHLPRSDNVPKESTPALPYREHVQPQDRMFTNHGHDKDVNYHPVISTPDNPYRDITQSQLMDSLTTVNNQIVTSLARQRLPISEPDIFDGDATLFQPWKRAFKAMLSDAIVSPTQEINYLRKFTSGPPQALVDNYRKRLRDPATLLEQLWVELEKRFGSPAMISNSLLERLKNAARFSENQPEKLQQFADLCADVESQVAQLPGLACLNFANAMQPVIDKLPKSICAKWEKEIANFSDANGGVYPPFERFAKIIQGQANIKNNANVLASKATTTEVTPSSAHAPRPRREQRTFKTNAQPQRKGREGPENKKVNRCPYHERDGHTLAECKTFAAKTVSERKKWLTDATLCYRCLDPSHFARDCRAPIQCATCGDLRHNTVLHRDSPPPKDNPDPEKPVTAKCTALCDPVGGTSCSKMVLVDVYSIHKPSTAQRIYAIIDEQSNTSLITSKLADDLGADGPREVYYLSTCSNEREEKSGRRVTGIEARSVSGAAFSLPTLVECDVIPGDKREIPTPEMARSFKHLKPIADQIPPLDDTAEVHLLIGRDAPELLKVREFKNGPRGAPWAQRLALGWTISGQMCLDFANGPAHILNRHTHVSNRERQETGDENYEIVPCPNMLKVDIPIDSDNVFKTTRDDNEPSLSREDRQFLELMEKGTRKNSSGNWQMPLPFRVPNQTMPNNRAQAMHRLKGLFKTFERKPEMKREYLEFMGKILEKGHASPVTRDEPPPKPGHSWYLAHFATYHNTKHTIRVVFDSSCEFQGISLNKVLLPGPDLMNNLIGVLMRFRKENTGVMCDVEQMFHSFHVEPSHRDFLRFLWFEENNPEKPVTEYRMNVHLFGNGPSPAIATYGLRRTASDGEEEYGEESKNFIRRNFYVDDGLASLPTAQQAIDLVKKAQATLATANLRLHKVVSNSVEVMEAFPADDRAKDVRDLDLRQDVLPAQRSLGVYWDLETDAFTFKVTVPEKPFTRRGVLSIVNSVYDPLGLAVPVMLEGRKMLQKLVLMGKRTSKDDSPLAWDDPLPTAMKDRWARWKDSLPDLQNVSVPRCHHPKMFGTVSTAELHAFSDASQDAIGTAVYLRLVNEAKKVSVSLVYGQARVAPANSTSIPRLELCGAVLAVQAVQKVMREIDIEISQVKYYTDSKVVLGYITNESRRFYVYVANRVQQIRSLSNPEQWRYVETELNPADLATRGVPPNKLGETSWLSGPTFLKNIETADTPSEAYLLDASDPEVRKEVICAKVSTDEDTKKPGLGAHRFLRFSTLKSLQRGIATLIVKVKNFKNKRDTRTTRANTLSHRLRVQGEQQKRRAPTVEELDQALRVIIRTTQREAFSAEQKGANTDPENPRETKKNAKKALRGSPLYRLDPFLDSDGILRVGGRLRRAEMSYEQKHPVLLPRKHHVSQLVALHHHVKVHHQGRLITSGATRQAGFWLIGGHATVTKAIKDCVTCKKLRGRPLEQRMADLPPDRTEVCSPFTNVGFDVFGPWSVKSRKTRGAIANAKRWGLVFTCLSSRAIHIEVLESMDASAFICALRRFFALRGPAKLLRCDCGTNFVGAKTELDSAMKELNKEDAERFVREQGCEWIFNPPHASHFGGVWERQIRTIRRVLDGMFAELGDHQLTHDLLVTLMAEVAAIVNARPISAVPMDTDQPQPLSPAMLLSMKERPTGPPPGRFLPTDIYARRRWRRVQYLAEQFWSRWRREYLQNLQPRQKWNGATESLRAGDIILLRDETEHRNDWPLGRVTEAVKSEDGRVRKAKVEVVRDGVKRTYLRPIKELILLIRADDDKESQE; encoded by the coding sequence ATGAGCGAGAGAGGAGATCCCGAACGGCACGGCGCTGAGACAGGCCGAATTACACGCCGAACCACAAAAATGACGCAAAAAGCCCTTCAAAACGCGATCGAGCGTAAAAGTATCGAGATTGACAGGTCTAAAAGAAGGCTCCTTAGCGTTATCGAAACATCTAAAAGTCTAAGCCATGATAGTAACTTAGATATAGTTTTGCACGACCTCACAACTGAGGTGCATCAATACGGGATGATTTTGCAACAGCTACTCGAGCTGCACGAACAAAATACTAACGGTGAACACGGACACGAGGTCCAACTCACCGAGGAAAACGAAATCCTAAAACTAGCCTTTAAAGAAATAGAGAGACTTAAGTATATGATAAGTGTTAAGCAAAGCGGTAAAGAGTTTGATGCGAAATCTGAGCGTTCGTATCGATCCTCGCGATCGTCCAGTTCTAGAGCAAGTAGCGCCCGCATAAAAGCTTTAGCAGAGGCGAGGGCCGCGCGCGAGGAAGCCGACTATGCACGCATTTTGGCCGAAAAACAAAAGGAACTCGCTATTCTAACTGCAGACAAAAACGCAGCAGTAGCCAAAGCAAAACTCGATGCGATAGAACAAGCGATAAACGAGGAGGAATTTGGGGAAGGGCCCGCAGAAAAAGAGAACGCAGAGAACTTCACGGGACAGTGGGTCCATTCCTCCCCCGCACTCGAAAGCGATACGCCAAATGTACGCAACGCCCTTGGGCCCAAAAACACGTCCGAACCACACACCCTGTCGTTATTCCACCTCCCACGGTCAGATAACGTACCAAAAGAATCAACCCCCGCTTTGCCCTATCGAGAGCACGTACAACCCCAAGACCGGATGTTTACCAATCACGGCCATGACAAAGACGTCAATTACCATCCAGTCATATCAACACCTGATAATCCGTACAGAGACATCACGCAAAGCCAACTAATGGATTCGCTAACGACGGTCAATAACCAAATAGTAACGAGCTTAGCCCGTCAACGTTTACCAATTTCTGAGCCAGATATATTTGACGGTGACGCCACGCTATTCCAGCCCTGGAAAAGAGCCTTCAAAGCTATGCTTTCTGATGCGATAGTTTCACCGACCCAAGAGATCAACTATCTAAGAAAATTCACCAGCGGCCCCCCGCAAGCCCTGGTCGACAATTACAGAAAGAGATTGCGTGATCCCGCAACGCTACTTGAGCAACTTTGGGTCGAATTAGAGAAGCGTTTTGGCAGTCCAGCGATGATAAGCAACTCTCTCCTAGAACGGCTGAAAAACGCCGCCCGCTTTAGTGAAAACCAGCCAGAAAAACTGCAACAGTTTGCCGATCTCTGCGCTGACGTCGAGAGCCAAGTCGCACAACTACCAGGCCTTGCCTGCCTTAATTTTGCGAACGCGATGCAGCCGGTAATCGATAAGCTACCAAAATCTATCTGCGCAAAATGGGAGAAAGAGATAGCGAATTTCTCTGACGCTAACGGCGGCGTTTACCCTCCATTTGAGCGTTTCGCGAAAATAATCCAAGGGCAGGCTAACATTAAAAACAACGCCAATGTTTTAGCCAGCAAGGCCACTACTACCGAAGTTACACCCTCCTCTGCGCACGCCCCCAGACCTCGCAGAGAGCAGAGAACGTTCAAAACTAACGCGCAGCCCCAAAGAAAAGGGAGGGAAGGACCCGAAAATAAAAAGGTAAACCGATGTCCCTATCATGAGAGAGACGGGCACACCCTAGCCGAATGCAAAACGTTCGCAGCTAAAACCGTCAGTGAGCGCAAAAAGTGGCTAACTGACGCTACCCTATGCTATCGCTGCCTCGATCCGTCACACTTTGCTCGCGACTGCCGCGCTCCTATACAGTGCGCAACCTGCGGCGACTTACGTCACAACACAGTGCTGCATAGAGACTCACCCCCTCCCAAGGACAACCCCGACCCCGAGAAGCCGGTCACCGCCAAATGCACTGCACTCTGCGACCCCGTCGGAGGGACATCCTGTAGCAAAATGGTCCTAGTAGACGTCTATAGCATACACAAACCATCTACCGCTCAGCGCATTTACGCCATTATCGACGAACAGAGTAACACCTCACTTATCACCAGCAAGCTCGCCGACGACCTTGGCGCCGATGGCCCTAGAGAAGTCTACTACCTGTCGACATGCAGCAACGAGAGAGAGGAAAAGAGTGGTAGACGAGTGACAGGCATCGAGGCACGATCAGTCAGCGGAGCTGCATTTTCGCTGCCTACACTCGTTGAGTGCGACGTCATCCCAGGGGACAAGCGCGAGATCCCCACACCTGAGATGGCGAGGAGCTTCAAGCACCTTAAACCAATCGCCGACCAGATACCCCCCCTAGACGATACGGCAGAGGTTCACCTCTTGATAGGTCGCGACGCGCCAGAACTACTGAAAGTGAGAGAGTTCAAAAACGGCCCCAGAGGAGCCCCGTGGGCACAGCGACTAGCCCTTGGATGGACCATCAGCGGCCAGATGTGCCTCGACTTCGCGAACGGTCCCGCACACATTCTGAACCGCCACACCCATGTGTCCAACCGTGAGCGACAGGAGACCGGGGACGAGAACTACGAGATAGTGCCGTGCCCCAACATGCTCAAAGTCGATATCCCAATTGACAGCGATAACGTCTTCAAGACAACTCGAGACGACAACGAACCAAGTCTATCTCGAGAAGACCGACAGTTCCTAGAGCTCATGGAGAAAGGTACACGCAAAAATTCAAGCGGTAATTGGCAGATGCCCCTACCCTTCCGCGTCCCAAACCAGACCATGCCGAACAACCGTGCACAAGCGATGCACCGATTAAAAGGACTCTTCAAGACATTCGAGAGAAAACCAGAGATGAAACGAGAGTACCTTGAGTTCATGGGAAAAATCCTTGAAAAAGGACACGCCTCCCCCGTCACCCGCGACGAGCCCCCGCCAAAACCAGGCCATTCCTGGTACCTAGCGCACTTCGCAACCTATCATAACACTAAACACACCATAAGAGTAGTTTTTGATAGCAGTTGCGAATTTCAAGGAATCTCACTGAATAAAGTACTTCTACCTGGTCCAGACTTAATGAATAACCTCATAGGCGTATTGATGCGTTTTCGAAAAGAAAACACCGGTGTCATGTGCGACGTAGAACAAATGTTTCACTCCTTTCATGTCGAACCCTCTCACAGAGATTTCCTCCGCTTCCTGTGGTTTGAAGAGAACAACCCAGAGAAACCGGTCACAGAGTACCGCATGAACGTTCATCTCTTTGGAAACGGCCCCAGTCCAGCGATAGCCACATACGGCCTCCGTAGAACTGCGTCGGATGGCGAGGAGGAGTATGGCGAGGAGTCAAAGAATTTTATCCGCCGCAACTTCTACGTCGATGACGGACTGGCTTCGCTTCCAACAGCCCAACAAGCGATAGATCTGGTTAAAAAAGCACAAGCCACCCTAGCTACGGCCAACCTCAGACTCCACAAGGTTGTATCCAACTCGGTAGAAGTCATGGAAGCATTCCCCGCTGATGACAGAGCAAAGGACGTGCGTGACCTTGACCTGCGCCAAGACGTCCTTCCCGCCCAAAGATCCCTTGGAGTGTACTGGGACCTAGAGACGGACGCGTTCACATTTAAGGTGACAGTTCCAGAAAAGCCTTTCACGAGAAGAGGGGTCTTGTCTATCGTAAACTCCGTATACGACCCTCTAGGTCTAGCGGTACCCGTGATGCTCGAGGGCAGGAAAATGCTGCAAAAGCTAGTGCTTATGGGTAAAAGAACAAGCAAAGACGACTCCCCCCTGGCATGGGATGACCCGCTCCCCACCGCGATGAAAGACCGATGGGCAAGATGGAAAGACTCGCTCCCAGACCTCCAAAATGTGTCGGTACCCCGCTGTCACCACCCAAAAATGTTTGGCACTGTCTCCACGGCAGAACTACATGCGTTCTCAGATGCGAGTCAAGACGCGATCGGGACCGCCGTTTACCTCCGACTCGTGAACGAAGCGAAAAAGGTATCCGTCTCCCTAGTGTATGGCCAAGCAAGAGTCGCACCAGCAAACTCAACCAGCATACCACGCCTAGAGCTATGTGGAGCAGTCCTAGCAGTACAAGCCGTACAAAAGGTAATGAGGGAGATCGACATCGAGATATCCCAAGTCAAGTACTACACCGACTCGAAGGTGGTACTCGGTTACATAACGAATGAAAGCCGGCGCTTTTATGTCTATGTAGCCAACAGAGTTCAACAGATAAGAAGCTTGTCTAACCCAGAGCAGTGGAGGTACGTGGAGACCGAGCTCAACCCCGCCGACCTAGCGACGCGAGGAGTACCCCCTAACAAACTAGGAGAAACCAGTTGGCTTAGTGGTCCCACATTTCTCAAAAATATAGAAACCGCTGACACCCCGAGTGAAGCATACTTACTCGACGCAAGCGACCCCGAGGTGCGCAAAGAAGTGATTTGCGCCAAAGTCAGCACAGATGAAGACACAAAGAAGCCGGGCCTTGGCGCACACCGATTCTTGAGATTCTCGACTCTGAAGTCCCTACAGCGCGGGATCGCCACCCTAATCGTGAAAGTTAAGAACTTCAAGAACAAAAGGGACACCAGAACCACTAGAGCCAACACGTTGAGCCATCGTCTCAGGGTACAAGGCGAGCAACAGAAGCGCAGAGCCCCTACAGTAGAGGAATTAGATCAGGCCTTGCGAGTCATTATACGTACAACACAGAGAGAAGCATTCAGCGCTGAACAGAAAGGCGCAAATACAGACCCCGAAAACCCAagagaaacaaagaaaaacgcGAAGAAAGCCCTCAGAGGATCACCGCTATACCGCCTCGACCCATTCCTTGACAGTGACGGAATTCTGCGCGTCGGCGGCCGGCTTAGAAGAGCTGAGATGAGCTACGAACAGAAACACCCCGTCCTTCTACCCAGAAAGCACCATGTCTCACAACTAGTCGCCCTCCACCATCACGTCAAAGTGCACCACCAAGGCCGACTAATCACAAGCGGCGCCACACGCCAAGCCGGGTTCTGGCTGATTGGAGGCCACGCCACCGTCACAAAAGCCATCAAAGACTGCGTGACCTGCAAGAAGCTGAGGGGACGCCCACTAGAGCAACGAATGGCAGACCTGCCTCCCGACAGGACTGAAGTCTGCAGCCCGTTTACGAACGTCGGCTTCGACGTATTTGGGCCTTGGTCGGTGAAGTCACGAAAGACAAGAGGAGCCATAGCTAACGCGAAGCGCTGGGGACTAGTATTCACGTGCCTCAGCAGTAGAGCGATTCACATAGAGGTACTCGAGTCCATGGATGCTAGCGCTTTTATCTGCGCGCTTAGGAGGTTTTTCGCGCTGCGCGGCCCTGCTAAACTGCTTAGGTGTGATTGCGGCACTAATTTTGTAGGAGCTAAGACCGAACTCGATAGCGCAATGAAGGAGCTTAATAAAGAGGATGCAGAGAGATTCGTCAGAGAGCAAGGATGCGAGTGGATCTTCAACCCCCCACACGCGTCGCATTTCGGAGGTGTGTGGGAGAGACAGATCCGCACAATACGACGAGTCCTTGACGGCATGTTCGCAGAGCTAGGAGACCACCAACTGACGCATGATTTGCTAGTAACGCTAATGGCAGAGGTCGCTGCGATCGTGAACGCCAGGCCAATATCAGCTGTACCGATGGACACTGACCAGCCGCAGCCCCTCTCACCTGCGATGCTTCTAAGCATGAAAGAGCGCCCTACTGGACCCCCTCCAGGCCGTTTCTTGCCCACAGACATCTACGCACGTCGCCGCTGGAGACGCGTCCAGTACCTGGCGGAGCAGTTCTGGTCGAGATGGAGAAGGGAGTACCTCCAGAATCTCCAGCCCCGCCAGAAGTGGAACGGAGCAACGGAGAGTCTGCGCGCAGGCGATATCATACTACTAAGGGACGAGACGGAGCACCGCAACGACTGGCCACTAGGACGAGTAACAGAGGCGGTGAAGAGCGAGGACGGTAGAGTTAGGAAGGCGAAGGTAGAGGTAGTTAGAGACGGAGTCAAGAGGACCTACTTGCGCCCCATCAAGGAACTCATCCTGCTTATCCGCGCCGATGACGACAAAGAGAGCCAAGAGTAG